From Bacteroidota bacterium, the proteins below share one genomic window:
- the rpoB gene encoding DNA-directed RNA polymerase subunit beta produces the protein MLNSLPDQTPSIVSNTPITPTKRISFARSKHPVDYPDFLEIQLKSFQDFFQLETTADNRQKEGLFKVFNENFPITDSRNNFVLEFLDYFVDPPRYSIDECIERGLTYSVPLKAKLKLYCTDPEHEDFETIVQDVYLGQIPYMTPKGTFVINGAERVIVSQLHRSPGVFFGQSRHANGTKLYSARVIPFKGSWIEFATDINNVMYAYIDRKKKFPVTTLLRAIGYQTDKEILEIFGLADEFKVTKSGIKSVLNRRLAARVLKSWVEDFVDEDTGEVVSIERNEVIIERETVLEEHHLDQIIESGVKSIILHKEDSNANDYSIIYNTLQKDTSNSEKEAVEHIYRQLRNAEPPDEETARGIIDKLFFSDKRYDLGDVGRYRINKKLGLEIPEDTKVLTKADIIEIIKHLIQLINSKAEVDDIDHLSNRRVRTVGEQLYSQFGVGLARMARTIRERMNVRDNEVFTPADLINAKTLSSVINSFFGTNQLSQFMDQTNPLAEITHKRRLSALGPGGLSRERAGFEVRDVHYTHYGRLCTIETPEGPNIGLISSLCVHAKINNLGFIETPYRTVSSGKVDVEKPVLYLTAEEEDDKVIANANTEIDEKGDFLETRIKARYQGDFPVLEKERLDLIDIAPNQIASIAASLIPFLEHDDANRALMGSNMQRQAVPLLRPEAPVVGTGLEGLVARDSRVLINAEGDGTVEYVDANEIVIRYTRKEHEKMVSFEDDVKSYKLTKFMKTNQSTCINLKPIVLKGQKVKKGQVLCEGYATQNGELGLGRNLKVAFMPWKGYNFEDAIVISERVIREDIFTSLHIDEYSLEVRDTKRGMEELTADIPNVSEEATRELDENGIIRIGAEVNEGDILIGKITPKGETDPSPEEKLLRAIFGDKAGDVKDASLKVPPSVKGVVIDKRLFSRVITKDKAAKNDEKVQVEKLDKEYNQQIAELQEKLVDKLFVLVSGKTAQGVTDIFKEVVIPKGAKFTQKMLSEINYDTVDPDKWTTDKDRNDLIKQLLHNFKIKFNEVTGLYKRKKFALTVGDELPPGIVQLAKVYIAKKRKLKVGDKMAGRHGNKGIVAKIVRDEDMPFLEDGTPVDIVLNPLGVPSRMNLGQIYETILGWAGEKLGMKFGTPIFDGATIEQIDEYVSKAGLPKFGSTRLIDGLSGVQFDQPATVGVIYMMKLGHMVDDKMHARSIGPYSLITQQPLGGKAQFGGQRFGEMEVWALEAFGAANILQEILTVKSDDVIGRAKTYEAIVKGDNLPTPGIPESFNVLLHELRGLCLKVTLD, from the coding sequence ATGTTGAATTCCTTACCTGATCAAACTCCCAGCATCGTGTCCAACACCCCCATCACCCCAACGAAGCGGATCAGCTTCGCGCGCAGCAAGCACCCGGTCGACTATCCGGATTTTCTTGAAATCCAGCTGAAGTCATTCCAGGACTTTTTCCAGCTTGAAACCACGGCGGACAACCGCCAGAAGGAAGGTCTCTTCAAAGTATTCAACGAGAACTTCCCAATCACGGATTCGCGGAACAACTTCGTTCTCGAGTTCCTTGATTACTTCGTAGACCCGCCACGTTACTCGATCGACGAGTGTATCGAGCGTGGTCTCACCTACAGCGTACCGCTGAAGGCAAAACTTAAACTCTACTGCACCGACCCCGAGCACGAGGATTTCGAAACCATCGTGCAGGATGTGTATCTCGGCCAGATCCCGTACATGACCCCCAAAGGGACGTTCGTGATCAACGGCGCCGAGCGCGTCATCGTGTCGCAGCTGCACCGTTCTCCGGGCGTTTTCTTCGGCCAAAGCCGTCACGCCAACGGAACGAAACTCTACTCCGCACGCGTTATTCCGTTCAAGGGTTCGTGGATCGAATTCGCCACGGACATCAACAACGTGATGTACGCCTACATCGACCGGAAGAAGAAATTCCCGGTTACCACCCTGTTGCGTGCGATCGGGTACCAGACTGATAAGGAAATCCTCGAGATCTTCGGCCTGGCCGACGAATTCAAGGTGACCAAATCTGGCATCAAGAGTGTCCTCAACCGCCGTCTGGCTGCCCGGGTACTAAAGTCCTGGGTGGAAGACTTCGTCGACGAGGATACCGGTGAAGTGGTGTCCATCGAGCGGAACGAAGTGATCATCGAGCGCGAAACGGTTCTCGAAGAACACCACCTCGATCAGATCATCGAGTCCGGCGTGAAGTCGATTATTCTCCATAAGGAGGATTCGAACGCGAACGACTATTCGATCATCTACAATACCCTGCAAAAAGATACCTCCAATTCCGAGAAGGAAGCGGTGGAACACATCTACCGCCAGCTTCGGAACGCGGAGCCACCCGATGAGGAAACGGCACGCGGCATCATCGATAAACTCTTCTTCTCCGACAAACGCTACGACCTGGGAGACGTCGGCCGTTACCGGATCAACAAGAAACTCGGGCTGGAGATCCCCGAGGACACGAAGGTGCTGACCAAGGCCGATATCATCGAGATCATCAAGCACCTTATCCAGCTGATCAACTCGAAGGCGGAAGTCGACGATATCGATCACCTTTCGAACCGCCGTGTCCGGACCGTTGGCGAACAGTTGTATTCCCAGTTCGGAGTAGGTCTGGCCCGTATGGCCCGTACCATCCGCGAGCGGATGAACGTACGCGACAACGAAGTGTTCACACCTGCCGACCTGATCAATGCGAAGACACTCTCTTCGGTGATCAATTCGTTCTTCGGTACGAACCAGCTTTCGCAGTTCATGGACCAGACAAATCCGCTGGCCGAAATCACGCACAAACGACGCCTGTCCGCACTCGGACCCGGCGGTCTGTCGCGTGAGCGTGCCGGTTTCGAGGTCCGTGACGTACACTATACGCACTATGGACGCCTCTGTACGATCGAGACGCCGGAAGGACCGAACATCGGTCTTATCTCCTCGCTCTGCGTACACGCAAAAATCAATAACCTCGGTTTCATCGAAACTCCGTATCGCACTGTTTCCAGTGGTAAGGTAGATGTCGAGAAACCGGTACTCTACCTCACCGCCGAGGAAGAGGACGATAAAGTGATCGCAAACGCGAACACCGAGATCGACGAGAAAGGCGACTTCCTGGAAACCCGTATCAAAGCGCGTTACCAGGGTGACTTCCCCGTTCTCGAGAAAGAGCGCCTCGACCTGATCGATATCGCGCCGAACCAGATCGCTTCCATTGCCGCTTCGCTGATCCCGTTCCTCGAACACGATGACGCGAACCGCGCGCTCATGGGATCGAACATGCAACGTCAGGCTGTGCCGCTGCTGCGTCCGGAAGCTCCGGTCGTGGGTACCGGCCTCGAAGGACTGGTGGCACGCGACTCGCGCGTACTGATCAACGCCGAAGGCGACGGTACCGTCGAGTATGTGGATGCGAACGAGATTGTCATTCGCTACACGCGGAAAGAGCATGAGAAAATGGTCAGCTTCGAAGACGATGTGAAGTCCTACAAGCTCACCAAGTTCATGAAGACCAACCAGAGCACCTGTATCAACCTGAAGCCGATCGTCCTCAAAGGACAGAAGGTGAAGAAGGGTCAGGTCCTGTGTGAGGGATATGCTACCCAGAATGGTGAACTCGGCCTGGGTCGTAACCTGAAAGTGGCGTTCATGCCGTGGAAAGGTTACAACTTCGAGGATGCCATCGTGATCTCCGAGCGCGTCATCCGCGAGGACATCTTTACCTCCTTGCACATCGACGAGTATAGCCTGGAAGTCCGCGACACCAAGCGCGGTATGGAAGAACTCACAGCCGATATCCCGAACGTGAGTGAAGAAGCCACCCGCGAGCTCGACGAAAACGGTATCATCCGCATCGGCGCGGAGGTGAACGAAGGGGATATTCTCATCGGTAAAATCACACCGAAAGGGGAGACGGATCCGTCTCCGGAAGAGAAACTCCTGCGCGCAATCTTCGGCGATAAGGCCGGTGATGTGAAGGATGCTTCACTGAAAGTTCCGCCGTCTGTCAAAGGTGTCGTCATTGACAAGCGTTTGTTCTCCCGTGTGATCACGAAGGACAAGGCCGCTAAGAACGACGAGAAAGTCCAGGTCGAGAAACTCGACAAGGAATACAACCAGCAGATCGCCGAATTGCAGGAAAAGCTTGTTGACAAGCTCTTCGTGCTGGTGAGCGGAAAGACCGCCCAGGGTGTGACCGACATCTTCAAAGAAGTCGTGATTCCGAAAGGCGCCAAGTTCACCCAGAAGATGTTGTCCGAGATCAACTACGATACGGTTGATCCGGATAAGTGGACCACCGATAAGGACCGCAACGACCTGATCAAGCAGTTGCTCCACAACTTTAAGATCAAGTTCAATGAAGTGACCGGCCTGTATAAGCGCAAGAAGTTCGCGCTCACGGTCGGTGACGAATTGCCTCCCGGAATCGTGCAGTTGGCCAAAGTTTACATCGCCAAGAAGCGTAAGCTGAAGGTCGGTGATAAGATGGCCGGACGTCACGGTAACAAGGGTATCGTTGCCAAGATCGTTCGCGACGAAGACATGCCGTTCCTGGAAGACGGAACACCGGTCGACATCGTACTCAACCCGCTGGGCGTACCGTCGCGTATGAACCTCGGTCAGATCTACGAAACCATTCTCGGATGGGCAGGGGAGAAGCTGGGCATGAAGTTCGGTACTCCGATCTTCGACGGTGCTACGATCGAACAGATCGACGAGTACGTTTCGAAAGCCGGCCTGCCGAAATTCGGAAGTACCCGCCTGATCGATGGTCTCTCCGGCGTACAGTTCGATCAGCCTGCGACTGTTGGCGTCATCTACATGATGAAGCTGGGTCACATGGTCGACGACAAGATGCACGCCCGCTCGATCGGTCCGTACTCGCTCATCACGCAGCAGCCGCTGGGTGGTAAGGCGCAGTTCGGTGGCCAGCGTTTCGGGGAAATGGAAGTTTGGGCGCTGGAAGCTTTCGGCGCGGCCAACATCCTTCAGGAGATTCTGACGGTCAAGTCCGACGATGTAATCGGCCGGGCGAAGACCTACGAAGCCATCGTGAAGGGCGACAACCTCCCGACGCCGGGTATTCCGGAATCGTTCAACGTATTGTTGCACGAACTCCGCGGCCTTTGCCTGAAAGTCACACTTGACTGA
- the rplL gene encoding 50S ribosomal protein L7/L12, with protein MADLKAFAEQLVNLSVKEVNELAKILKDEYGIEPAAAAVAIAAPGAGGGDAGGAAEKTSFDVILKSPGGAKLNVVKLVKEITGLGLKEAKDLVDGAPKPLKEGVSKEEANQIKAQLEEAGAEIEIK; from the coding sequence ATGGCAGACCTGAAAGCATTTGCCGAACAGCTCGTAAACCTGTCGGTAAAAGAAGTTAACGAACTCGCAAAGATCCTGAAGGATGAGTACGGTATTGAACCGGCCGCTGCAGCAGTAGCTATTGCCGCTCCCGGAGCCGGTGGTGGTGATGCAGGCGGTGCCGCTGAGAAGACCTCCTTCGATGTGATCCTGAAGAGCCCGGGCGGCGCTAAGCTGAACGTGGTGAAACTCGTAAAAGAGATCACCGGCCTCGGCCTGAAAGAAGCGAAGGACCTCGTTGATGGCGCCCCGAAGCCCCTCAAAGAAGGCGTTTCGAAAGAAGAAGCCAACCAGATCAAGGCACAATTGGAAGAGGCAGGAGCAGAGATTGAGATCAAGTAA